The nucleotide window TTGAGGCGTAGTCACGATAGCCACACCCATGCCGTTTTGGACTTGAGGAATAGCGTCGCTGCCACGGTACACACGCAGGCCAGGACGGCTTACGCGCTCAATGCGCTCGATCACAGGCTTGCCTGCGTAATATTTCAGGGCGATTTCCAATTCAGCCTTGCCACCTTCGGTGGAGACCTTGAAACCGTCGATATAGCCTTCGTCTTTCAACACTTGGGCAATGGCAACCTTCACTTTGGAAGAAGGCACCGAGACCGTAGTCTTGGCAACCATTTGCGCATTGCGAATGCGTGTCAACAGGTCGGCAATGGGATCACTCATGCTCATGTTTGGTTCTCCTACCGCTTACCAGCTGGCCTTGACGATGCCGGGGATCTCGCCGGCAAAAGCCATTTCACGAATCTTTGCGCGTGCCAGACCGAAGTGCTGGAACGTTCCACGGGGACGACCCGTAATGGAGCAGCGGTTACGCTGGCGTGTGGGGTTTGCGTTGCGGGGCAACTTTTGCAGACCCATGCGGGCTGCGGCGCGCTCTTCGTCAGAACGCTTTGCATCGCCTGCGATCGCCTTGAATTCCGCGTATTTCTTCGCGTACTTGGCAGCCAACTGATCACGCTTCAGTTCACGCTGGATTAAAGCCATTTTTGCCATGGGTGACCTCAGTTCTTGAACGGAAAACGGAAGCCAGCGAGCAGTGCCTTGCACTCTTCGTCGGTCTTGGCCGTCGTAGTGATACTGATATTGAGGCCACGCAAGGCATCAACCTTGTCGTATTCAATTTCAGGGAAAATGATCTGTTCTTTAACGCCGATGTTGTAGTTACCGCGACCATCGAACGCACGACCAGAAATGCCACGGAAGTCACGCACGCGGGGCAGAGCCACGGTCACGAAACGGTCCAGGAATTCATACATCTGCACGCCACGCAAAGTGACCATGCAACCAATAGCCTGGTTTTCGCGGATCTTGAAACCAGCGATAGCCTTCTTGGACTTGGTCACGACGGGCTTTTGGCCAGCAATCTTGGTCAGGTCGCTTACTGCGTGATCCATAACCTTCTTGTCAGCAACCGCTTCGCTCACACCCATGTTCAGGGTGATCTTGGTCAGACGGGGCACTTGCATCGCAGAGGTGTAACCAAATTTGGCTTTCAGCTCAGGCGCGACTTTTTCGCGATAGTGTTGTTGAAGACGTGCCATGCTTATGCCACCTTGATTTCTTCGCCGCTGGACTTGTAAACGCGCACGCGCTTACCATCCGTCAGCACCTTGATACCAACACGGTCCGCCTTGCCGGTAGCCGCATTGAAAATGGCTACATTGGACTGGTGGATAGGCATGGTCTTTTCAACGATGCCGCCGGTTGTGCCCTTCATCGGGTTTGGCTTGGTGTGTTTTTTCACCAAGTTAATACCGTCAACGACCACATGGGAGTCGTCTTTGCGCAAGGAGATGACTCCTCGCTTGCCCTTATCGCGACCTGCGATAACGATGACTTGGTCGCCTTTGCGAATCTTGTTCATGGCGGGTCCTTACAAAACTTCAGGAGCCAGGGACACGATCTTCATGAACTTTTCAGTACGCAATTCGCGCGTCACTGGTCCAAAGATACGGGTGCCGATAGGCTCCAATTTGGCGTTGAGCAACACTGCTGCGTTGCCGTCGAATTTCACCAAAGAGCCATCGCCACGGCGAATGCCCTTGGCAGTGCGAACCACTACAGCGCTGTAAACCTCGCCTTTTTTGACGCGGCCACGGGGTGCGGCTTCTTTGATGCTAACTTTGATGATGTCGCCAACGCTTGCATAGCGACGCTTCGACCCGCCCAGCACTTTAATGCAGAGGACAGATTTCGCGCCGGTATTGTCGGCAACTTCCAGTCGAGATTCAGTTTGGATCATTTCAATATTCCCAACTTGCACCAGGAGCAGCATTTACCTTGAGGCAAACACCAACACCGAGTCAGTCTTGGGCCCGCTGTCCGCCGCACAAACCACTTGCACGACTTCCATTTGGGCAGAAACTTCTGCTTTTTCAAGCGAAGCCCACGATTATGCATGTGTTTGTGGGCTTGGTCAACACTTTTTTAGGCCGGCAACTCCAAATACTGCTGCACCAACGCAAAAAAAGCGTCGATTTGCGGGTCTTGTCCGGTTTCTTCTTGCAATATTGCCGCCACCCGTGTCGCCAAAGTGCCCGCCAGGCGCGCATCCAGAAACAGCAGACGCGAACGCCGGGCCAGCACATCTTCCACGGTGCGCGCATATTCATTGCGCGCCGCATAACGCACCATGGCCTCCGTCAAACCGGGCGTCAGCGTCACATCCGCTCCCGGCATGACCAACAGTTGCACCGCTTCCGACCCGTAGGAATGGCCGCCTGCGGGCAAACTGATGGACACCGGGGCGGCACCCGCCAGGCCCGCACCCAGCAGATTTAAGTGAGCAGTCACTGGCTTTTTATCGCAATGGATAAGACGCTTGTCCACGCATTTCTGCAAGACGTCTTCAGCCATCGCGCGGTAAGTCGTCCATTTGCCGCCGGTCACCGTCACCAAGCCGCTGCGGCTGACCAGCACCGTGTGCTCGCGGCTCAGGCCCTTGGTGTTGTCGCCGTCGTCATCCTGGGGTTTGACCAAGGGCCGCAGCCCAACCCAGATACTGCGAATGTCTTCTTTCTTGGGGGCACGGCGCAGATAACGGGCCGCCTCACTCAATATGAAGTCCACTTCTTCCTTGAACGGCAGGGGCTCTCGGGCCAAGTCATGGCGGGGGGTGTCGGTCGTCCCCAAAATAACCTTGCCCAGCCACGGCACCGCAAATAAAACCCGGCCATCGGCGGTTTTGGGCACCATCAGCGCCACCTCGGAGTCCAGAAACTCCCGGTCCACCACGATATGCACACCCTGGCTGGGCGCCACCATGGCTTTGGTGGGGCGACGGCCGTCATGGGCGTTGGCAGCACCGTCTTTTTGGCGCAATTCGTCGACCCACACGCCCGCGGCATTGATGACACATCCAGCGTGCACCTCGATTTGCGCACCGGTTTCGGTGTCTTCGCAGACCAAGCCAGCAACCTTGCCATCCTTATAAATAAGGTCTGCCGCCTTGCAGTAATTGACCAACAAGGCACCGTGCAACGCCGCCGTTTTGGCCAGGGTAATGGCCAAACGGGCGTCGTTGAACTGGCCGTCCCAGTACTTCACGCCGCCCTTGAGATGCGCGGGGTTGGCCTGTGGCAGCGAAGCCAGGGTTGCATCCCGCCCCAGAAATTCGGTTTTTCCCAGCCCCGCCTTGCCGGCGAGTGCGTCGTACATCTTCAGACCCACACCATAGAAAGGCGTTTCCCACCACTGGTAGGACGGCATGACAAAGGCCAACGGCTGCGCCAGATGGGGCGCATTGTGCAAAAGCGTGGTGCGCTCGTGCAGGGCCTCGCGCACCAGGGCGATATTGCCCTGCGCCAAGTAACGCACGCCGCCATGCACGAGTTTGGTCGCACGGGACGACGTGCCTTTGGCAAAGTCGTGGGACTCCACCAGCACCACTTTCAGGCCACGGGTCACGGCATCCAGTGCCACGCCTAATCCGGTAGCGCCGCCGCCGACGATGGCGATGTCATAGCGGGTACAGTCGCGCAGGCGCTCCAGCAAATCGGCACGGCGGGTAGGCAAGGCTTGGGCATTTGTGGTCATGGTCAGCTTGGTATTCAATCGTAGGCCCAGTGTTTGGAGCGTTCCACCGCCTGGCGCCAGCGGGCCATCTTGGCCTGGCGTGCGTCCGGGCTCATGCGGGGCTCAAAGCGGCGGTCCATGGCCCATTGGCTGGACACTTCGTCCACGCCGGCCCAGAAGCCGGTGGCCAGCCCCGCAAGGTAAGCGGCGCCCAGGGCCGTGGTTTCGGTCACTACCGGACGCACTACCGGCACACCCAGAAAGTCGGCCTGCATCTGCATCAGCAGGTTGTTGCGGCAGGCACCGCCGTCCACGCGCAGTTCCTTGAGCGCAATGCCCGAGTCCTGCACCATGGCGCCAAACACATCAGCCGCCTGCAACGCGATGGACTCCAGCGCCGCGCGGGCGATATGGGGCCGGGCTGTGCCGCGCGTCATACCCAACAGCGTGCCGCGCGCGTGGCCGTCCCAGTGTGGCGTGCCCAAGCCGGCAAAGGCGGGCACCAGGTACACATCCTGCGTGTCGGGCACGCAAGAGGCGAGTGCCTCTACCTCTTCTGCCGACTTGATGATCTGCAAGCCATCGCGCAGCCACTGGATGGTGGCGCCGGCCATGAAGACCGAGCCTTCCAGCGCGTAACAGGCGTGGGTTTTAAGCGCTTGCGGCTTGGCTTTTTCCGAGCCCACCCAGGCCACGGTCGTGAGCAATTTGGACTGGCTGGGCACGGCCGCTGTGCCGGTGTTCATGAGCATGAAACAGCCCGTTCCGTAGGTGTTCTTGGCCATGCCGGGCTGGTAACAGGTCTGACCAAACGTCGCAGCCTGTTGGTCGCCCGCGATGCCGGCAATACGCACCGGCGCACCAAACAGTGACACATCGGTTTCACCGACAACACCACTGGACGGCACCACCTCCGGCAACACGCTGGCCGGAATATTGAACAGGGACAGCAGTTGCGCATCCCAGCACAGCTCGCGGATGTTGAAGAGCAGCGTGCGCGAGGCATTGCTGGCATCCGTCACGTGCAGGCGCCCGCCCGTGAGCTTCCAGATCAGCCAGCTATCCACCGTGCCAAAGGCCAGCTCGCCGCGTTCTGCGCGGGCCCGCACACCGGGCACGTTGTCGAGCAGCCATTCGAGCTTGGTACCGGAGAAATAGGCATCCAGCACCAGGCCGGTCTTGGCCTGGATCATCTTGGCTTTGCCGGCTTTGCGCAGTGCGTCGCAGCGCGCTGCGGTGCGGCGGTCCTGCCAGACGATGGCGTTGGCGACCGGCTCACCGGTCTTGCGGTCCCACAAGAGCGTGGTCTCGCGCTGGTTGGTGATGCCTATGCCGGAAATGTGGTGCGCCGACAGGTTGCGCTTCTTGAGCGCGGCCAGTGCGACGGCGTACTGGGTGTGCCAGATCTCGTTGGCATCATGCTCGACCCAACCCGGCTGGGGGAAAATCTGGCGGAACTCCTGCTGCGCCACCGCGGCGACCTGCCCCTGGCGGTCAAACACAATGGCCCGTGAGCTGGTGGTCCCCTGGTCTAGCGCGAGAATGTAGTCCATAAATCGGAGATATCAATGAGTGAGCACATTGCGTTTATCGGCGGCGGCAACATGGCCAGCGCCATTATCAGCGGACTGATCCGCCAGGGGTTTGCCAGCCAGCACATGGATGTCGTGGAGCCTTTCCCCGAAGCGCGGGAGAAGCTGAAATCCCATTTTGGCATCGAAGCCCACGCCCAGGCCGGTGATTTTCTGGGCCGCGCCACCATCGTGTTGTGGGCCGTGAAACCGCAGACATTCAAGGAAGCGGCATTGCAGGTGCGCTTTCACACCAAGGACGCGCTGCACCTGAGCGTGGCCGCCGGCATCCGCAGCGACAGCATTGCGCACTGGCTGGGCAATGAACGCGTGATTCGCACCATGCCCAACACGCCCGCACTGATTGGCAAGGGCATCACCGCGCTGTACCCGCGCCCCGCCGTGACCGAGAAAGACCGCCAACTGGCCGAGCGCATTGTTTCCACCACCGGCGAGTTCCTCTGGCTGGACGCCGAGAGCCAGCTCGACGCCGTGACCGCTATTTCCGGCTCCGGCCCGGCCTATATGTTCTATTTCATGGAAGCCATGACCGCCGCCGGTGCCGAGATGGGCCTGCCGCGCGAGCAGGCCTACAAGCTGGCCGTGGCCACCTTTATCGGCGCGGGAGAGTTGGCCCGTGCGTCCAGCGAGCCGCCCGAAATCCTGCGCCAGCGCGTCACCTCCAAAGGCGGCACCACTTATGCGGCCATCACGTCGATGGACGAGAGCCAGATCAAGCCGCTGTTTGCCAAGGCGCTGCATGCCGCCCGGAAACGGGCGACCGAGCTGGGTGATGAGTTCGGGGAGAGTTAAGCATGTTTTATGCTTCCAGCCCTTATGGAATTTGCGCAAGCAGCTACTATTTCAATAGCAAAACGGAGGCGCCATGAGCATTGAAATTTCCAAGGACGCCCGCAAACAGGCGATTGCGTCCATAGAACGCTACTTCCGCGAGAACATGGAAGAGCCGATTGGCAACGTGTCCGCCGGCGCGCTGCTGGGCTACTTTCTGGAAGAGATCGGCCCGCTGGTCTACAACAAGGCAGTGACCGATGTACAGGACCGGCTGCAGGCGCGCGTGATGGAAGTGGATGTGGAAATCCACGAAGACGAATTTGCTTACTGGCGCAAGTTCGATCGGGCCCGCAAACCCTGAAAAGCTTCTGCGGCTCGGTTCAGACTTTGCCGCTGGTGGCCTGCCAGGCCTGCACGTACTGACGGGCCTTGACCAATACATCCGCTGCCGACTTGCCCGGTGCATACAGCTGGCTGCCAATGCCAAAACCGGTCGCCCCGGCGGTCACCCAAGCTGCCATGCTCTCCGGTGTGATACCGCCCACCGGCCACAGATCGATGCCTGTAGGCAGCACGGATTTGAAGGCCTTGAGGCCACCGTGACCCACCATCTCGGCCGGGAACAGCTTGAGCGCGTGAGCACCGGCTTCGAGCGCGGTGAAGGCTTCCGAAGGCGTGGCCACACCGGGCGCGCAAACCATGCCCAACTCCACCGCGCGGCGGATGACCCGCACATCGCAGTTGGGCGACACCATCAACCGCCCACCCGCTGCGTGCACCGCGTTGACGTCATCAACGGTCAGCATGGTGCCGCCGCCGATCAGCGTGCCAGCAGGCAGGGCGCGCGTCAGACTCGCAATGCATTCCAGCGCGCCCGGGCGGTTCAGCGGTACTTCCAGAATCCGGAAACCGCTCTGCACCAAAGCCTCGCCCACAGCGACCGCACTCGCGGTGTCCAGCCCACGCAGAATCGCCACCAAGGGCATGGCGCGGTGTTGCTTCAAGAGGTCGTGGGCGGTGCTCATGCGGACTTTCCGTGGGATTGAAAATGCGCCATCGCGCCCAGAAAAGCGTCCTGCGCGTTGATGACTTCAAATGCCAGTCCCAGCGGCGCGGCGGCGGTCTGGTAATGCTGGGCCAGTTCGGGCGAGCCGATGATTTTGACCGGTGCTGCGGCCCGTGCACTGTGCGCCACATCGTGCAGCTCGCTGCCAATCAGCACGCCACTCAGGTAGGCACGGGTGCTGGCGGCAGGCATGTCGCCGCAGACCACGCGGGCGCGGCATTCAAACAACAAGTGGCTCAAGGCACCCCCATGCTGCGCTGCCTGCACGCCCTGCGCGAAGACGGTGGCGTCCCAGACCTGTTCACTCGATCCGGCTGCCGCGGCCAGGGTGCCGTTTTTGCTCAGCACGTCAAACAGCTCACCCGTCATATAGGTACGCAGTTGCACGATGCGG belongs to Rhodoferax saidenbachensis and includes:
- the rpsH gene encoding 30S ribosomal protein S8 — its product is MSMSDPIADLLTRIRNAQMVAKTTVSVPSSKVKVAIAQVLKDEGYIDGFKVSTEGGKAELEIALKYYAGKPVIERIERVSRPGLRVYRGSDAIPQVQNGMGVAIVTTPQGVMTDRKARATGVGGEVLCYVA
- the rpsN gene encoding 30S ribosomal protein S14, with the translated sequence MAKMALIQRELKRDQLAAKYAKKYAEFKAIAGDAKRSDEERAAARMGLQKLPRNANPTRQRNRCSITGRPRGTFQHFGLARAKIREMAFAGEIPGIVKASW
- the rplE gene encoding 50S ribosomal protein L5, with product MARLQQHYREKVAPELKAKFGYTSAMQVPRLTKITLNMGVSEAVADKKVMDHAVSDLTKIAGQKPVVTKSKKAIAGFKIRENQAIGCMVTLRGVQMYEFLDRFVTVALPRVRDFRGISGRAFDGRGNYNIGVKEQIIFPEIEYDKVDALRGLNISITTTAKTDEECKALLAGFRFPFKN
- the rplX gene encoding 50S ribosomal protein L24, coding for MNKIRKGDQVIVIAGRDKGKRGVISLRKDDSHVVVDGINLVKKHTKPNPMKGTTGGIVEKTMPIHQSNVAIFNAATGKADRVGIKVLTDGKRVRVYKSSGEEIKVA
- the rplN gene encoding 50S ribosomal protein L14, whose amino-acid sequence is MIQTESRLEVADNTGAKSVLCIKVLGGSKRRYASVGDIIKVSIKEAAPRGRVKKGEVYSAVVVRTAKGIRRGDGSLVKFDGNAAVLLNAKLEPIGTRIFGPVTRELRTEKFMKIVSLAPEVL
- a CDS encoding glycerol-3-phosphate dehydrogenase/oxidase; its protein translation is MTTNAQALPTRRADLLERLRDCTRYDIAIVGGGATGLGVALDAVTRGLKVVLVESHDFAKGTSSRATKLVHGGVRYLAQGNIALVREALHERTTLLHNAPHLAQPLAFVMPSYQWWETPFYGVGLKMYDALAGKAGLGKTEFLGRDATLASLPQANPAHLKGGVKYWDGQFNDARLAITLAKTAALHGALLVNYCKAADLIYKDGKVAGLVCEDTETGAQIEVHAGCVINAAGVWVDELRQKDGAANAHDGRRPTKAMVAPSQGVHIVVDREFLDSEVALMVPKTADGRVLFAVPWLGKVILGTTDTPRHDLAREPLPFKEEVDFILSEAARYLRRAPKKEDIRSIWVGLRPLVKPQDDDGDNTKGLSREHTVLVSRSGLVTVTGGKWTTYRAMAEDVLQKCVDKRLIHCDKKPVTAHLNLLGAGLAGAAPVSISLPAGGHSYGSEAVQLLVMPGADVTLTPGLTEAMVRYAARNEYARTVEDVLARRSRLLFLDARLAGTLATRVAAILQEETGQDPQIDAFFALVQQYLELPA
- the glpK gene encoding glycerol kinase GlpK, yielding MDYILALDQGTTSSRAIVFDRQGQVAAVAQQEFRQIFPQPGWVEHDANEIWHTQYAVALAALKKRNLSAHHISGIGITNQRETTLLWDRKTGEPVANAIVWQDRRTAARCDALRKAGKAKMIQAKTGLVLDAYFSGTKLEWLLDNVPGVRARAERGELAFGTVDSWLIWKLTGGRLHVTDASNASRTLLFNIRELCWDAQLLSLFNIPASVLPEVVPSSGVVGETDVSLFGAPVRIAGIAGDQQAATFGQTCYQPGMAKNTYGTGCFMLMNTGTAAVPSQSKLLTTVAWVGSEKAKPQALKTHACYALEGSVFMAGATIQWLRDGLQIIKSAEEVEALASCVPDTQDVYLVPAFAGLGTPHWDGHARGTLLGMTRGTARPHIARAALESIALQAADVFGAMVQDSGIALKELRVDGGACRNNLLMQMQADFLGVPVVRPVVTETTALGAAYLAGLATGFWAGVDEVSSQWAMDRRFEPRMSPDARQAKMARWRQAVERSKHWAYD
- the proC gene encoding pyrroline-5-carboxylate reductase, yielding MSEHIAFIGGGNMASAIISGLIRQGFASQHMDVVEPFPEAREKLKSHFGIEAHAQAGDFLGRATIVLWAVKPQTFKEAALQVRFHTKDALHLSVAAGIRSDSIAHWLGNERVIRTMPNTPALIGKGITALYPRPAVTEKDRQLAERIVSTTGEFLWLDAESQLDAVTAISGSGPAYMFYFMEAMTAAGAEMGLPREQAYKLAVATFIGAGELARASSEPPEILRQRVTSKGGTTYAAITSMDESQIKPLFAKALHAARKRATELGDEFGES
- a CDS encoding DUF2164 domain-containing protein, whose translation is MSIEISKDARKQAIASIERYFRENMEEPIGNVSAGALLGYFLEEIGPLVYNKAVTDVQDRLQARVMEVDVEIHEDEFAYWRKFDRARKP
- a CDS encoding 2-dehydro-3-deoxy-6-phosphogalactonate aldolase — protein: MSTAHDLLKQHRAMPLVAILRGLDTASAVAVGEALVQSGFRILEVPLNRPGALECIASLTRALPAGTLIGGGTMLTVDDVNAVHAAGGRLMVSPNCDVRVIRRAVELGMVCAPGVATPSEAFTALEAGAHALKLFPAEMVGHGGLKAFKSVLPTGIDLWPVGGITPESMAAWVTAGATGFGIGSQLYAPGKSAADVLVKARQYVQAWQATSGKV